The Butyrivibrio sp. AE3004 genome contains a region encoding:
- a CDS encoding cysteine hydrolase family protein, with protein MNKKVLVVVDMQNDFITGALRNEEGIAIVPYVKKKIETAREAGETIIFTRDTHGDDYMQTEEGQNLPVPHCIKGTDGWQIIDELNADETASLIIDKETFGSEKLAKYMAENADNIDEVEFIGVCTDICVISNVLLTKAMIPNKKIYVDAAGCAGVTTEAHNTALSAMKACHIKVLND; from the coding sequence ATGAATAAAAAAGTACTTGTAGTAGTGGATATGCAGAATGACTTTATTACCGGAGCACTCAGAAATGAGGAGGGAATTGCAATTGTTCCGTATGTAAAGAAAAAGATTGAAACTGCCAGGGAGGCCGGTGAAACAATTATTTTTACAAGAGATACACATGGTGATGATTACATGCAGACAGAGGAAGGGCAGAATCTGCCTGTGCCGCATTGCATCAAGGGAACCGATGGGTGGCAGATCATAGATGAACTGAATGCAGATGAAACCGCTTCTCTTATCATAGACAAGGAGACCTTCGGTTCTGAAAAACTTGCTAAATATATGGCTGAAAATGCTGATAACATTGATGAAGTTGAATTTATAGGTGTTTGTACTGATATTTGTGTTATCTCGAATGTTCTGCTTACAAAGGCCATGATTCCCAATAAAAAGATTTATGTTGATGCAGCAGGCTGCGCAGGTGTTACCACAGAAGCTCACAACACAGCACTTTCTGCAATGAAGGCATGCCATATAAAAGTATTGAATGATTAA
- a CDS encoding SGNH/GDSL hydrolase family protein, with protein sequence MYKRIVFLLCLISVLLSGCAKTEAATTEPYKNEYGRIFFIGDSRSVDMFDGDAEEIYDYHTEGIRVFAKDGCHCAYMTDVIGKYGTDEFDTLVSWLGCNDNNDAKLYESVYENLISQGKTIVICTVGPTVDENLSGDFNVGNYPNQKMMDFNSEITKWAASHNVKVIDLYTYVKNNIEVSPDGIHYNPKPTTAIWNYILSALAGEE encoded by the coding sequence ATGTATAAAAGGATTGTATTTTTACTATGTCTGATAAGCGTGTTGCTGTCAGGCTGTGCTAAAACTGAGGCAGCAACTACAGAACCATATAAAAATGAGTATGGCAGGATATTTTTCATCGGTGATTCAAGATCGGTTGATATGTTTGATGGTGATGCCGAGGAAATTTATGATTATCATACTGAGGGAATACGTGTTTTTGCAAAGGATGGTTGTCATTGTGCATATATGACGGATGTAATTGGGAAATACGGCACAGATGAATTTGATACATTAGTGTCATGGCTTGGGTGCAACGATAATAATGATGCAAAACTGTATGAATCGGTTTACGAAAATCTTATTTCTCAAGGGAAGACAATTGTTATTTGTACAGTCGGACCTACCGTTGACGAGAATTTAAGCGGAGATTTCAATGTTGGTAATTATCCTAACCAAAAAATGATGGATTTTAACAGCGAGATTACGAAATGGGCAGCTTCGCATAATGTAAAAGTAATTGACCTGTATACTTATGTAAAAAACAATATAGAGGTATCACCTGACGGAATCCATTATAATCCAAAACCTACTACAGCTATATGGAACTACATTTTAAGCGCTTTAGCCGGGGAGGAATAA
- a CDS encoding HD-GYP domain-containing protein, producing MHILMSYWPRLVYGLIFALFNTMIIYQRLGKKNLWIKGLILFVISGPVVSVFTEIISKHFFSSFISAGLSEFPTDIANAIFVIYAMTLDMLSFIIPIYVYIWLAKDNYIICATTYFQYACIDRLCQILSISNVSYIVLLVLCLVLVAISFSKVGKMIVGLENPKAWRPVLHYVLGLFFVLDALYGAYTIFPGIEKGVLSVVNAWIDIIAIIFTVYLGSFLRLNLMAYEEQSQRLLYMSELKENHNDIIQKFAQISEAKSGETGQHVKRVSEYSAIIAKSYGLSDDEVDLIRTASMMHDFGKLLIPNEIVEKPGGLTDEEKEIMKKHTVYGYEILTSSVGEVMNMARTIAYEHHERYDGSGYPRGLSGDEISIYAQIVALADVYDALTSKRSYKEAWTPRDSYEEILRQKGKHFAPEVVDAFCDCYDQIEAIRIKFQ from the coding sequence ATGCATATTCTTATGTCGTATTGGCCAAGACTTGTTTATGGCTTGATATTTGCTCTTTTTAATACTATGATCATCTACCAAAGATTAGGGAAGAAAAATCTTTGGATAAAAGGATTGATTTTATTTGTGATTTCCGGGCCGGTAGTATCGGTCTTTACCGAAATTATTTCTAAACATTTCTTTTCTTCATTTATTAGCGCAGGCCTATCAGAGTTTCCTACCGATATTGCAAATGCTATTTTTGTAATATATGCGATGACTCTGGATATGTTATCTTTCATTATACCTATTTATGTATACATATGGCTTGCAAAAGACAATTATATCATATGTGCTACAACATATTTTCAGTATGCTTGTATTGACAGACTGTGTCAGATTCTGTCGATTTCCAACGTGTCTTATATAGTATTATTGGTCCTGTGTCTTGTACTAGTTGCTATATCTTTCTCCAAAGTAGGAAAAATGATAGTAGGCTTGGAAAACCCTAAAGCATGGAGACCGGTTCTTCACTATGTATTAGGACTTTTTTTTGTTCTTGATGCTTTATATGGTGCATATACTATTTTTCCCGGGATTGAAAAAGGTGTATTGAGCGTTGTAAATGCATGGATTGATATCATAGCTATTATTTTTACCGTTTATCTGGGGTCATTTTTACGGCTTAATCTGATGGCGTATGAAGAGCAGTCTCAGCGGCTCCTTTACATGAGTGAACTGAAGGAAAATCATAATGACATTATTCAGAAATTTGCGCAGATTTCAGAAGCGAAAAGTGGTGAGACAGGACAACATGTAAAGCGCGTTTCAGAATATTCTGCCATCATTGCTAAAAGCTATGGCTTGTCTGACGATGAGGTTGACTTGATAAGGACAGCTTCAATGATGCATGATTTTGGTAAACTTCTTATTCCAAATGAGATTGTGGAAAAACCCGGAGGGTTGACTGATGAAGAAAAAGAAATAATGAAAAAGCATACCGTTTACGGGTATGAAATTCTGACATCCTCTGTCGGGGAAGTGATGAATATGGCAAGAACTATAGCTTATGAACACCATGAAAGGTACGATGGCAGCGGTTATCCAAGAGGATTGTCCGGAGATGAGATTTCAATATATGCGCAGATTGTAGCTTTAGCAGATGTTTATGATGCACTTACAAGTAAGCGTTCATATAAGGAAGCATGGACACCCCGGGATAGTTATGAGGAAATTTTAAGACAGAAGGGAAAACACTTTGCCCCTGAAGTTGTGGATGCTTTCTGCGATTGCTACGATCAGATTGAAGCTATTCGAATAAAATTCCAGTAA
- a CDS encoding GIY-YIG nuclease family protein codes for MNYTYIVECSDGSFYCGWTNDLEKRLRAHNEGKGAKYTKNRLPVKLVYYETYETKEEAMSREWHIKHMKRAAKIELINSKTGNFRHNRNKFHAF; via the coding sequence ATGAATTATACATATATAGTAGAGTGTTCGGATGGTTCTTTTTATTGCGGATGGACCAATGATCTTGAAAAAAGGCTTCGTGCTCACAATGAAGGAAAAGGAGCAAAATATACCAAAAACAGACTTCCGGTAAAGCTTGTTTATTACGAAACTTATGAAACGAAAGAGGAAGCCATGAGCAGGGAGTGGCATATTAAACACATGAAAAGAGCTGCAAAAATTGAGCTGATAAATAGCAAGACAGGAAACTTCCGCCATAACAGGAATAAGTTTCATGCTTTTTAG
- a CDS encoding endo-1,4-beta-xylanase produces MKRKQMLCVILLSTLMISGLSGCGKTTVTNNESNDSASAELSADSSKATDTADGAEEQSSDETVTDEPVSAADDAILKDLSEKFFTFGVGINGSTLENQTLNIPEYMELCKKHFNSCTMTNLMKSCYILDQMGSQENLKNGNEEPALSFFSIDPTLEWCKENGMKMRGHTLVWHTQAPEWFFREGYSEDGDYVSKDTMLLRMESYIRQLMTHVQEEYPGVVYCWDVVNEAVDPESADPESGFMCRTKLEEADNPWYATIGADYVEMAFTYARKYAADDVKLFYNDYNTYQAPKTDGIYTLCESLKEKGLIDGIGMQGYWGIDYPSDAVIESAIRKFSELGLEIQVTELSVGVDEETDAQFNRQGDKYGRIFKMLCRLDSDNGGPANITNVTVFGLVDHYREGDTTNSRLFDKHYLPKPAFVKIKEALENFS; encoded by the coding sequence ATGAAAAGAAAACAAATGCTATGTGTCATACTACTTAGTACCTTGATGATCTCAGGATTAAGCGGATGTGGCAAAACAACAGTAACTAACAATGAATCGAACGATTCTGCTTCTGCCGAGTTATCAGCCGACAGTTCAAAAGCCACTGATACCGCTGATGGAGCCGAAGAACAATCTTCTGATGAAACAGTCACTGATGAACCGGTTTCTGCTGCGGATGATGCCATACTTAAAGATTTGTCAGAAAAGTTCTTTACTTTCGGTGTCGGAATAAATGGCAGTACGTTGGAGAATCAAACCTTAAACATCCCTGAATACATGGAGCTTTGTAAAAAACATTTCAACAGCTGCACTATGACCAATCTTATGAAGAGCTGTTACATCCTTGATCAGATGGGCTCACAGGAAAATCTCAAAAACGGCAATGAAGAGCCTGCTCTTTCCTTTTTTTCAATCGATCCCACCCTGGAATGGTGCAAAGAAAACGGCATGAAAATGCGTGGTCACACACTTGTGTGGCATACTCAGGCTCCTGAATGGTTTTTCAGAGAGGGGTATTCCGAAGACGGTGATTATGTTTCAAAAGATACCATGCTTCTCAGAATGGAAAGCTACATTCGTCAGCTTATGACTCATGTTCAAGAAGAATATCCGGGAGTTGTTTATTGCTGGGATGTAGTTAATGAAGCTGTTGATCCTGAAAGTGCCGATCCCGAGAGTGGTTTTATGTGCAGGACCAAACTGGAAGAAGCTGATAATCCATGGTATGCGACAATCGGCGCTGATTATGTAGAAATGGCTTTCACATATGCAAGAAAATATGCCGCAGATGACGTAAAGCTTTTCTATAACGATTACAACACATATCAGGCGCCTAAAACCGATGGAATCTACACTTTGTGTGAGTCACTCAAAGAGAAAGGTCTGATAGATGGCATTGGAATGCAAGGATATTGGGGAATTGATTATCCTTCCGATGCAGTTATAGAATCCGCAATCAGGAAGTTCTCTGAACTTGGTCTTGAAATACAGGTTACTGAGCTTTCTGTAGGAGTAGACGAAGAAACTGATGCCCAATTTAACAGGCAGGGCGACAAATACGGTCGCATTTTCAAAATGCTTTGCAGACTGGATAGCGATAATGGTGGTCCGGCAAACATAACAAACGTTACTGTCTTTGGTCTGGTAGACCATTACCGTGAGGGTGATACCACTAATTCAAGATTATTTGACAAACACTATCTGCCCAAACCGGCATTTGTGAAAATAAAAGAAGCACTTGAAAATTTCAGTTAA
- a CDS encoding PaaI family thioesterase, with protein MRKARTEKENAIREKMISELYANEYNKFIGFEILELSSTYSKSRIKCDTRLHNTYGSIHGGALLSFVDVMAGATGSMSGYYVTTVSANLNFLLPAVNTEYIYCECMKLKTGKHILVFDIRVTDDEGNLLDSGEFSFFASKVPVLGDSLKF; from the coding sequence ATGAGAAAGGCACGTACCGAAAAGGAAAACGCAATCAGAGAGAAGATGATCTCTGAATTGTATGCAAATGAGTATAACAAATTTATAGGTTTTGAGATATTAGAGCTAAGCTCGACCTATAGTAAATCAAGAATTAAGTGTGATACAAGGCTTCATAATACGTACGGGAGTATACACGGTGGGGCGCTGCTTTCTTTTGTGGATGTTATGGCAGGTGCCACAGGCAGTATGAGCGGATACTATGTTACGACAGTTTCTGCCAATTTGAATTTCCTGTTGCCGGCAGTTAACACTGAATATATTTATTGTGAATGCATGAAACTAAAGACCGGAAAGCATATATTGGTATTTGATATCAGAGTAACGGATGATGAAGGAAATCTTTTGGATAGTGGAGAATTCTCATTTTTTGCCAGTAAGGTTCCGGTGCTTGGAGACAGCTTGAAATTTTGA
- the sfsA gene encoding DNA/RNA nuclease SfsA produces MNYDNIQKAVFVSRPNRFIANVEIDGKIETVHVKNTGRCRELLLPGSEIWLTEPNSQGRKTKYDLISVRKNNGVLFNIDSQAPNKVVKEWLEKKKEYDVVIPEYTYGNSRIDFYMEKHTPEGCEKYLMEVKGCTLEKNAIGYFPDAPTERGIKHIKELIKASKEGYKATLAFVIQMDGVKEVRPNTDTHPEFGIAFERARKEGVSIVFYQCHVTPDELIIFKESK; encoded by the coding sequence ATGAACTATGATAATATTCAAAAAGCAGTGTTTGTAAGTCGACCAAACAGATTTATAGCAAATGTTGAAATCGATGGGAAAATAGAAACAGTTCATGTGAAAAATACGGGACGTTGCAGAGAACTTCTGCTACCGGGCAGCGAAATCTGGCTTACAGAGCCGAATTCTCAAGGAAGAAAAACAAAATATGACCTTATAAGTGTAAGGAAAAACAACGGTGTTCTTTTTAATATAGACAGTCAGGCTCCGAATAAGGTTGTCAAAGAATGGTTGGAGAAGAAAAAAGAATATGATGTAGTAATACCGGAGTATACTTATGGTAATTCCAGAATTGATTTTTATATGGAAAAGCATACTCCGGAGGGATGTGAGAAGTACTTGATGGAAGTAAAGGGATGTACGCTTGAAAAAAATGCAATAGGGTATTTCCCTGATGCACCGACTGAACGGGGGATAAAGCACATAAAAGAACTTATAAAAGCGAGTAAAGAGGGTTATAAAGCGACTCTTGCTTTTGTAATTCAGATGGATGGAGTAAAAGAAGTAAGACCAAATACAGATACACATCCTGAGTTTGGGATAGCATTTGAAAGAGCCAGGAAAGAAGGTGTCAGCATAGTTTTCTATCAATGCCATGTAACCCCGGATGAATTGATAATATTTAAGGAGAGTAAATAA
- a CDS encoding EAL domain-containing protein, translating into MVLYLTSSFIQNKNAEAYDKSKPVVSYGFFEDLKREWRKKANVLYVPCDPEASEENEHQLQMVLEECKAAKLPVNEAKILDGSSTAPDMVAWANVIYLAGGHAPTQLAFMKRMRLKSALLGYEGIVISFGAGAVNSAFYVYHMPETIDEANNPNYIRFSDGLDLTNIQMIPKREYIREKKEEGISFFDDVLIPDSFGCRFYLVSDGSYFKVKGGKTTFKGKGEIIEDGIITPLKQGPIVPFMSYIEQPVIRALISEGYDMVVTVYKKDEHCEIYYLKETLSQTFESSRLQYKDICFKISQDIIEEERENYLKEIRLPVILKEMSARGDYVRTFHVDTVDGRRAKNIRAKEIPGYPDWIMIVYIDNTTTIDHDWLTDEYARTGFLERAKVFLSELSANDHYSLVFTNIKGFKAVNELFGTHKGDQIIFQTRDILRKYLKPVIVGRLEGDHFVLITADENLKEKNLRTMCRQVFRIESMEYSFEIHCGIYPINNPRISISQILAGAKLAEKSLRNNSNRNILYAYYDDSMKEDYVKQRFLLSDFERALSENEFEPYYQPVVDTKTGDIVSAEMLIRWKHRDLGMVSPSDFIPIIESEGKTSALDRYMVERGISFIEERTRLEKNVVPCAINLSRVDFYDTVFIEHIFEYIKEKKIDPKMVRFEVTESAYADLESKSLEYLSEMKKQGIQILLDDYGSGMSSLSMLETFDFDIIKLDIGFVRKIGINKKSESIIVSTINLAHSIGAKVTAEGVETEKQLKFLLDADCDYIQGYFFYKPLSEDTFANMLDLYSL; encoded by the coding sequence ATGGTGCTTTATTTAACGAGCAGTTTCATACAGAACAAGAATGCGGAGGCTTATGATAAATCTAAGCCTGTGGTTTCTTATGGCTTTTTTGAAGATCTGAAAAGAGAATGGCGAAAAAAGGCAAATGTTCTTTATGTTCCCTGTGATCCTGAAGCATCCGAAGAGAATGAACATCAGCTTCAAATGGTGCTTGAGGAATGTAAGGCTGCGAAGCTGCCGGTAAATGAGGCTAAAATTCTTGATGGTTCTAGTACGGCTCCTGATATGGTGGCATGGGCTAATGTGATATATCTTGCCGGAGGGCATGCGCCGACACAGCTTGCTTTTATGAAGCGAATGAGGCTTAAGAGTGCTCTTTTGGGCTATGAGGGGATAGTTATAAGTTTTGGGGCAGGAGCTGTGAACTCTGCCTTTTATGTATATCATATGCCAGAGACCATTGATGAAGCCAATAATCCTAATTATATTAGATTTTCTGATGGCCTTGATCTGACAAATATCCAGATGATTCCAAAAAGAGAATATATAAGAGAAAAAAAGGAGGAAGGCATTAGTTTTTTTGATGATGTCCTGATTCCTGATAGCTTTGGATGCAGATTTTATCTTGTGTCGGATGGAAGTTATTTTAAGGTAAAGGGTGGAAAAACTACATTTAAGGGAAAGGGTGAGATAATTGAAGATGGAATTATCACACCACTTAAACAGGGGCCGATCGTTCCTTTTATGAGCTATATCGAGCAGCCTGTCATAAGAGCTCTGATATCAGAGGGATATGACATGGTTGTGACTGTTTATAAGAAAGATGAACACTGTGAGATATATTATCTTAAAGAAACGCTCAGTCAAACCTTTGAGAGTAGTCGCTTACAATATAAAGACATATGCTTTAAGATTTCTCAGGATATCATAGAAGAAGAAAGAGAAAACTATCTTAAGGAAATAAGATTGCCGGTAATACTAAAGGAAATGTCTGCAAGAGGGGACTATGTCAGAACTTTCCATGTAGATACTGTGGACGGAAGACGAGCCAAAAATATCAGGGCAAAGGAAATACCGGGATATCCCGACTGGATTATGATTGTCTATATAGACAATACAACTACAATTGACCATGATTGGCTTACAGATGAATATGCAAGGACAGGTTTTTTGGAAAGAGCTAAGGTGTTTTTATCAGAGCTTTCAGCTAATGACCATTATTCCCTCGTTTTTACTAATATTAAGGGATTTAAGGCAGTTAATGAATTATTTGGGACTCATAAAGGTGATCAGATTATTTTCCAGACGAGGGATATTCTTAGGAAATATTTGAAGCCGGTTATAGTGGGCAGACTTGAGGGTGACCACTTTGTGCTTATTACAGCAGATGAAAATCTTAAAGAAAAAAATCTGCGAACTATGTGCAGGCAGGTATTCAGGATTGAATCCATGGAATACAGTTTTGAAATACATTGCGGTATATATCCTATAAACAATCCAAGGATCAGTATTTCGCAGATACTGGCAGGCGCTAAGCTTGCGGAGAAAAGCCTACGTAACAATAGCAACAGAAATATCCTCTATGCATATTATGATGATTCGATGAAGGAAGACTACGTTAAGCAGCGTTTTCTCCTTTCGGATTTTGAAAGAGCGCTTTCCGAGAACGAGTTTGAGCCATATTATCAACCTGTAGTAGATACAAAAACAGGCGATATTGTAAGCGCTGAAATGCTTATCAGGTGGAAGCATCGCGATTTGGGGATGGTTTCTCCATCGGATTTTATTCCAATCATCGAATCAGAGGGAAAAACCTCTGCTTTGGACAGATATATGGTAGAACGTGGTATAAGCTTTATTGAAGAACGGACAAGATTGGAAAAGAATGTCGTTCCTTGTGCCATAAATCTTTCTCGTGTCGATTTTTACGATACTGTATTTATTGAGCATATATTTGAATATATAAAGGAAAAGAAGATAGACCCTAAGATGGTGCGATTTGAAGTAACAGAGTCAGCTTATGCAGATCTTGAGTCCAAGTCGCTGGAGTACCTTAGCGAGATGAAAAAACAGGGAATCCAGATACTTCTTGATGATTATGGAAGCGGTATGAGTTCATTATCAATGCTTGAAACGTTTGATTTCGATATCATTAAGCTGGATATTGGATTTGTCAGAAAAATAGGTATAAATAAAAAATCTGAATCTATTATTGTTTCTACAATAAATCTTGCGCATTCAATTGGTGCAAAAGTGACTGCGGAAGGGGTAGAGACCGAAAAACAGTTAAAATTTCTTCTGGATGCAGACTGCGATTATATACAGGGCTATTTCTTTTATAAACCCTTATCGGAAGATACATTTGCAAATATGCTGGATTTGTATAGTTTGTAA
- a CDS encoding Y-family DNA polymerase, producing MKLKGLNEKIYIAIDLKSFYASVECQDLGRDPLTTNLVVADRSRTSKTICLAVSPSLKKYGIPGRARLFEVEQKVKEINSRRLHFAPGGVFTGESDDEEELNKKPFLKLSFIAAVPRMARYMEISTAIYKTYLKYISPEDIHVYSIDEVFIDATGYLGIHNMTPKQLAISMIRDVQLSTGITATAGIGTNLYLAKIAMDIGAKHVEPDDNGVRIAELDEMSYREKLWNHTPLTDFWRVGKGYVKKLSSMGIYTMGDIARCSLGGDMDFHNEELLYKTFGVNAELLIDHAWGYEPCTMEMIKNYKPENNSISQGQVLHCPYTYDKARIIVREMADALAMQLMDAGKVTDQVVLTIGYDMESLKNPEISKKYKGKIKADYYGRQVPEHAHGSFRLEKYTALSGHIIDAALAIYDEQVNPILLIRRVTIAAAHVIDEGDNAKREENCYKQLTLFDNSDQDQAEQQERKKAEEKELALQKAALEIQKRFGKNAIMKGTSLQEGSTGLERGKQIGGHKA from the coding sequence GTGAAATTAAAAGGATTAAATGAAAAAATATATATTGCGATAGATCTTAAATCCTTCTATGCGTCCGTGGAATGTCAGGATTTGGGACGAGATCCGCTTACAACAAATCTTGTGGTAGCGGACAGGAGCAGGACATCCAAAACTATTTGTCTTGCTGTATCGCCATCCCTGAAAAAATATGGGATTCCCGGGAGAGCCAGACTTTTTGAAGTCGAGCAGAAAGTAAAAGAGATTAATAGCAGGAGGCTTCATTTTGCTCCCGGTGGTGTTTTTACAGGAGAATCGGATGATGAGGAAGAATTAAATAAGAAACCTTTCCTTAAGCTGAGTTTTATTGCAGCTGTTCCCAGGATGGCAAGGTATATGGAGATAAGTACTGCAATTTATAAGACTTATCTAAAATATATTTCACCGGAAGATATACACGTATATTCTATTGATGAAGTGTTTATAGATGCTACAGGCTACCTTGGTATTCATAATATGACACCGAAACAGCTTGCTATAAGTATGATAAGAGATGTCCAGTTGTCTACAGGTATTACTGCAACAGCAGGAATAGGGACAAATCTGTACCTTGCGAAAATAGCAATGGATATTGGGGCTAAGCATGTGGAACCTGATGATAATGGAGTGAGAATTGCTGAACTGGATGAGATGAGCTATCGTGAGAAGCTTTGGAATCATACTCCGCTGACAGACTTTTGGAGAGTTGGAAAGGGCTATGTGAAAAAGTTATCTTCCATGGGGATTTATACGATGGGGGACATTGCAAGATGCAGCCTGGGCGGGGATATGGATTTTCATAATGAAGAGCTTTTATATAAGACGTTTGGTGTAAATGCCGAACTGCTTATTGATCATGCTTGGGGATATGAACCCTGTACTATGGAAATGATAAAAAACTACAAGCCGGAAAATAACAGCATAAGCCAGGGGCAGGTGCTTCACTGTCCATATACATATGATAAAGCAAGAATTATTGTAAGAGAAATGGCAGATGCGCTAGCCATGCAACTTATGGATGCAGGAAAAGTAACAGATCAGGTAGTTTTGACTATAGGCTATGACATGGAGAGTCTGAAAAATCCGGAAATATCAAAGAAATATAAAGGAAAGATAAAAGCGGATTATTATGGACGACAGGTTCCGGAGCATGCGCATGGAAGCTTCAGACTAGAGAAATATACCGCCCTTTCGGGACATATCATTGATGCTGCACTTGCAATATATGATGAACAGGTTAATCCGATTCTTTTAATCAGACGGGTAACAATAGCTGCGGCACATGTGATTGATGAAGGAGACAATGCTAAAAGAGAGGAGAATTGCTATAAGCAGCTAACTCTTTTTGATAATAGTGATCAAGATCAGGCAGAGCAACAGGAGAGAAAGAAAGCCGAAGAAAAAGAGCTGGCGCTTCAAAAGGCCGCTCTCGAGATTCAAAAGCGTTTTGGGAAAAATGCTATCATGAAAGGCACATCTCTTCAGGAAGGTTCAACCGGACTTGAGAGAGGAAAGCAGATAGGTGGCCACAAGGCATAG
- the trhA gene encoding PAQR family membrane homeostasis protein TrhA, giving the protein MQISIREPGSALTHLAAMFLSVGASLPLILKASDFGSIYVIAMLVFAVSMIMLYGASAFYHAVNSTPAVICVLRKLDHSMIFVLIAGSYTPVCVLALSSEIGIPLLIAVWSFAIIGIVLKVFWINCPRWFSSLIYIALGWSVVLVMRPIYNNLSHLGFMWLLIGGIIYTVGGVVYALKLSRFNEKHPYFGSHEVFHLFVMGGSFCHFIFMYQFLL; this is encoded by the coding sequence ATGCAGATATCTATCAGAGAACCCGGCAGTGCTCTTACACATTTGGCAGCTATGTTCCTTTCAGTCGGAGCCAGTTTGCCATTAATATTAAAGGCATCTGATTTTGGCAGTATATATGTTATTGCCATGCTTGTTTTTGCCGTAAGTATGATAATGCTGTATGGTGCCAGTGCTTTTTATCATGCTGTAAATTCTACTCCTGCGGTCATTTGCGTTTTACGTAAGCTTGATCATTCAATGATATTTGTTCTAATTGCAGGCTCATATACGCCTGTCTGTGTTCTGGCATTGAGCTCAGAGATAGGAATTCCCTTGCTCATAGCAGTTTGGAGTTTTGCAATAATTGGTATTGTTCTTAAGGTTTTCTGGATTAACTGCCCACGCTGGTTCTCTTCGCTTATATACATAGCTTTGGGATGGAGTGTGGTTCTTGTAATGCGTCCAATATACAATAATCTGAGTCATTTAGGCTTTATGTGGCTACTTATCGGTGGAATTATTTATACTGTCGGCGGCGTGGTCTACGCTCTAAAGTTATCAAGATTTAATGAAAAACATCCCTATTTCGGGTCTCATGAAGTATTTCATCTATTTGTGATGGGTGGAAGTTTTTGCCATTTTATATTTATGTATCAGTTTTTGCTCTGA
- a CDS encoding phenylpyruvate tautomerase MIF-related protein, whose protein sequence is MPFISTKTNVTVSKEKEIQLKERLGQAITIIPGKSESWLMLAIEGDVPMYFRGDDSQPTAFIEVKIYGGASSEIYGRMTKELTGIYRDILGVAPDHMYIRYFGSDDWGWNGNNF, encoded by the coding sequence ATGCCATTTATTTCAACAAAGACAAATGTAACAGTATCAAAAGAAAAAGAAATACAGCTCAAGGAGCGTCTCGGACAAGCAATTACGATAATCCCGGGAAAGAGTGAAAGCTGGCTCATGCTTGCAATTGAGGGGGATGTACCAATGTATTTCAGAGGAGACGATTCTCAGCCCACAGCATTTATCGAGGTTAAGATTTATGGAGGTGCTTCATCAGAGATATATGGAAGGATGACAAAGGAATTGACAGGCATTTACAGGGATATTCTTGGAGTAGCACCTGATCATATGTATATCCGATATTTCGGATCCGACGATTGGGGATGGAATGGAAACAATTTCTAA
- a CDS encoding DUF4342 domain-containing protein, whose amino-acid sequence MKITLEAIEKVMNQAGVDYAAAKEALLKASGDAEKAIKDLQPKVCELEEDVQKLIDKVKAVVEEGNADRVQILKDEEIVLSVPVNVGIIGGILGLAAAPWALIAGAVTAFGFGCKLVVVKKDGTKDEIK is encoded by the coding sequence ATGAAAATAACACTTGAAGCAATTGAAAAGGTAATGAATCAGGCAGGAGTTGACTATGCGGCTGCAAAAGAGGCCCTTTTAAAGGCAAGCGGCGATGCGGAGAAGGCTATAAAGGATCTCCAGCCAAAGGTTTGCGAGCTTGAAGAGGATGTACAGAAGCTCATCGATAAAGTTAAGGCGGTTGTTGAAGAAGGTAATGCAGACAGAGTCCAGATTCTTAAGGATGAGGAGATTGTGTTAAGTGTACCTGTTAATGTAGGTATCATTGGCGGTATTCTTGGTCTTGCAGCAGCTCCCTGGGCACTTATTGCAGGCGCTGTCACCGCATTTGGGTTTGGATGCAAGCTTGTTGTAGTAAAAAAGGACGGAACTAAGGACGAGATTAAGTAA